TGTCACCAGTTTATGTGGCTGATTTTGTGTCGTCCACAGGCAAGTTTATCATGAGTGCCTCCACCGACACCTGTATCAACATTTGGGACTTGAAAGGAGAGGTACTGGCCTCAATCAACACTAACCAGATAACCAATTCTTATGCTGCCATCTCCCCATGTGGCAGGTCAGTTTCACCCCTCATTTATTGCAAATCTTACACTTGAACGctctctaatatctctgtaatATCTTacattgtttttacttttaaattccatttaataaaaacttggcaaaaacaaaaaagtgtgcTCTGCTCTGCAGGAGCTCTAATCGTGCTTCCTGTCCGTCTCTTTGCTCAGGTTTGTAGCATCCTGTGGCTTCACTCCTGACGTAAAGGTGTGGGAGGTTTGCTTTGGCAAAAGTGGAGAGTTCAAGGAGGTGGTGCGAGCCTTTGACCTGAAGGGCCACTCTGCTGGAGTTCACGCATTCGCCTTTTCCAACGACTCTCGCAGGTAATGCGTTGACAATACGATCCCAAAGAGGTACTTTAAATAGTTCTGGGTTTATGAGACCCTGTTTACAcgacactgtttcaaaatgaaaacggcttcgttttgatgtgtttcgaccttccgtttacacgagaaaacgtgaaaatgatgaaaacgaGTGAAAACGATGCGTTTTGGAAACGGGGGCACTCGCACACGCGCACTGCGGTTGCAACTGCCACAGTTTTCTGCACATGCGttaaaagaacaacaacaattgCAAGgacggattcacgagtgcttcttgtgctgctcAGTCTTTTGAACTTAACTTAAACTTTAACTTAAGTATCTGCGTACTTCGGGTGGCACGATTCCCAGTCaatgttttcctgtgtttttgcagttttataatttagtgttgtgtgcagcagcaatccaacctcgtcgtcagtccacacaaagctTCCCACATTGACcctttttgtaaataatgaacaaaccTTTGCCACGCATCCCACTGAgtccctccacgcatgcgcgtgttgcgtaaacaagctttgcaaaaaaaaccacaccgccaacttgtggcctggcagtgGGAACTACAGTGTTTCCATAAGTGGAAATAAGTGCAAATTTTCTGATAGTAATCCCATTTTTAGCATCTCATTTTAAACTAGCAGAATGATTCTTTCCCTTTATTTATCAGGATGGTGAGCGTCTCCAAAGACGGCACGTGGAAACTGTGGAACACAGACGTGGAGTACAAAAAGCAGCAGGATCCCTACCTCCTGAAAACTGTTCCTTGCAGCTCATCTGAGGGCAGCCGGGTGGCCTTGTCTCCAGACGGTCGGGTGGTGGCCGTCAGCGATGGCTGCAACGTGGCGATGTATGACGCTGCCAGCggaaagctggaggaggagctgcATGGCGTCCACAGCGGGGAGATCACAGAGCTTAGATTTGACATCAACGGACGCTTCTTGGTGTGCAGTGGTGACAAGGCTATTCGAGTATTTCACAATACTCCGGGCTACCGGGCTGCCATCAGAGACATGCAGGACATGCTGAAGAAGGCTCAGAACGAGGCCATGAAGCAGAGACTGCAGCAACAGATCAAAGAGGCTCAGAGTGCCCTGGACACTGTACTTGCTGCTCCctccaactgaaaaaaaaaaatgacaaaaattggAAATCACACTCTGATTGTGACACCGTCTGACTCTGCTAATCATTTGTTTGCATTGTCACCGCTGCCTTTTAATGATTTGGACTGGGAAGAGTAAGATTTGCATGCAGTTTAATAAAGGGTATGTTTTTATGGAAATGCTTTGTTTGATTTGAAGCTGGACATCTGAGTTTCATATCCAGCCTTTGTATGTGTTCAGTGtgatctctgctgtgtttgtgtttgattggCTATAGTTTGTGAAGTTCTGCAGTGTAATTGTTCTTAGCATGGTGTCCCTTCATAGGACAGTCACTAAGTGGAAAAGGGAACAGCTTAACGGTCCCTTTTCAAACAAGACCTTTGACATCTGACGGCAGGAAAAGCAAACGTGGAAACGATTTTTAGGTGCTTCATTTCTGAGTCCAGATATTGTGCATGCTGACTCACTGGGAAACTTTCAGCAGAGCTAATGTTAACATTATTAGTAACACctcttcttttccttctctggTAGGTCGAAATCTGTGCTGTGGAAAAAGAAGTTAAAAGTGTAACATTTGCCCTGAGGGTGGCACTAAAGAAAAAAGCctctaattgttttttttttttctttaattagatGCAAAGTAAATCTTTGGAAATCTCCTTTGGAGACCATTAACATCCACAGGTTTTACATGAGCACCTGTGCACCCTCACAGGTGTACAGTTTGGGTCAAATACCCAAGGAGAATTGACACCAGAAACTGAGTTCTCCCATCAACTGCAACGAAGTAACAGGAGCGTGAGGGAGGTGTCGGGCACGAGTAtatacagttttgaaaacacctCTTGGGGTTTTGTGAGTGTGATCCAAGACTTCAAACTCAGCCAAACTGGGGAAGAAAAACTAACAGCCCCTCTTCTGTCACTGAAGGTTTGATTCTCAGACAGATAATATTTTTCTAGAATTGTAGCAGGGAAATGTCAAATTTCCTTTAATTCCCAAAAGGTTAAATAATTATCAAAATATTCTCAGGATTGGAATAAAAGCATATATTTGATTacagtgtgctcatgtttgagGACGCGGGGTATAAGTTAGGCCTTAAGCATCTTAAACTGTGCAGTGTGCATTCATTTGTGTAGCGTTAATGGAGGATCTGATTTATTTTGTCCTGTGACACATCCTGGATCTGAATGGTGCAccattttggtattttttaaGAATCTAAGATAAACTATTTTGTAAAacatcatgaaaaaataaacttcCTTTAATCAATCAGTCGACTGTTTAGTTTGTCAGACCAAGCTGGCTTAGTAACATGATACCACTGTAAGCAATTAATAACAACAAAACTACAATAACATATAATGGGATTGTTTGCTTTGCAACAAGTGATCCAAACCACCGTCCTTGAAAAGCTGCTGTTAGCAGGAACTTAAATTAATCAGAAAAACTGGGTGATCAGAGTAATCTGGAGGTTCGTGTAGAACTTCTTTCCATTGTAGTCACTGCAGTATAAAAAGGGTGGAAGTCAAGAGTTAATAAATCACAATACTTTATTAATTCCAGGGAGAAAATGTTGTgctacagacaaaaacaaacaaaaaaaaaatatatatatatatatatatatatatatacacgaaACAGAGCAGGTAAACGCAATATAAAAAATGAGTAAAACGAAGGCACTTAAAGTgcaatattaaattaaaatttaatattcCAAAGTTAAAACAGTACTTTGTACAATATAGACAAGATATTACAAGTGAAAATATCACGGATACACAAAGTAAAACTACAGGAGGTAAGtttcattatttgttttaatcagCTGTGCCGCACATAGATCAGAGCTTTCTgatatttaaatgtataaacATGCGtgagtatatatgtatatacgcgttgatgcagtttttttctgctctattCTGATCTGAATGtggagttattttgttttttttttttgaagctctTTAAACCGTTAAGTGTCATTTCTATGAATCGctcaataaagtttatttttaagaaaaaaaaaaaaacgtggctgcgttgacccggaAGTAGTTGCCGTAGATCGGCACGTGTTCCCCCTGCAGCAGCATGAACGGAGGTTGTGGTGGTTGTTAGAGCAGATGTCTACGGAGATGGTGGAGCTCTCAGTGAAGGCGGCGGAGCCGCTCCGGCCGGCCGGGAACCTGCAACAGAACCGGGTCTTCCTCGACTTCTTCTGGGACTTGGCCAAACCGGACCAGGACGTCAGACTGAAGGCGGTGGAAAACCTGATCCAGTACCTGAAAACCAACAACAAGGTGAGGCAGACTGCGATCAGTGCCACTGAGAAGGATCCCTAACTCCAGTGTGGTCCTGCTGCACATGGACCCCTCAGAAGTTTTCCGGTAGTAGTATTTAAAGTAGTGGTTGTAATCATAGTGGAGAGGGGGAGGATGTTATTCAGAGTTACCTGATTCTACAGTACCTTGTATTACAAACTAATGTCCAGTAATATTACTCACACTGAAAGTGTCAAGAGTTTAAAATACttatattattaaattaaagtACTAATTGTCTTTATAAAAGTAGTAAATACACAAACCTCGTATGCAGTATAAGGATCAAAGTAAGTGTAAAGTGTCAAATAGAAGTACTCATACTGTAGTTAATGTTTTATTACTGAAGTACAAGTAGGAGTACTGTTACAGTACTGTGAAGTATTTCACTGTCAAGGTTTGCTGTCGTATACAGAAAACAGTGAAGCACCCAACACTCAAAGTAATACAATAAAAAGGGTACTTTAACATGCCTGCTGAGTGTAATATGTAGTATGTACATGTTCCAGCATATGTACAGTTATGTATATTTTTTGAAAGTGACTAGAGAGTATAGTGTGTGGATGCACATATATGTTTTAAAGTGGGTGTGGAAGCAATATAAAGGGGAGTGAGTGTGCGAGGTGCCCGGTTTTGTTAGAGGTTtggtagcctgatggcctgcgGGTACAAATTGTCCCTGAACCTGCTGGTGTGGGTGTGGTTGTGGGTGTGGATGCTCCTGCGCCGGCTCCTCGACCGCCCGCAGCGCTGCCTATAGAGGCTCTGCATGGCTGTTTGCTTATAGTGTGTTTAACTGCAAAATCACTTATCACTGAACTTTTAAATGAACTGTAATGAGGTGTTCTCTGTGTGCTGCAGGCAGATGAGTTGGAATACACCTTTAAAAGGCTGGTGGATGGACTGGCTCACACGCGGGAGACTGCCAGACCTGGGTTCAGCCTCGCTCTGGGGCAGGTGAGTGGAGTTTAACCCCATCCATCTGCGACTTCAACCACATCTCTGTCTCTCCGTCAGCTAATAGAGCGATGCAGGAAATGCATTTTTCCATCCCTCTTTTAGGTTAAATATTATATAAGcatatattaaaataatgtaACCTTCTACAAACACCTTTAATAACAAAAAGAACCCCTTCAATAATTTaatgtacaaaaaataaatggacaCTCAAAATGACcgtattttaaaaatcagaatcaCTCTAAAACATCAGGCTCGATTATGGATTATGGATTATGGATGCTGTCACGCCCCTCTTTTCTCTGTATAAGGATCGTGGTCACCTCCGGGTAGATCACTGTttggaaggtttacaagatgttAGTGAGAGCTGCTGTGGTTTGGAGACGATGGCACTAACAGAGAGACGGAGGCCGAGCTGAAGCTAAGATGCTAatattttcactgggagtgaccaggatggacaggattagaaatgagtccatcagagggacagctcaggttgagcagtttggagacaaagttagagatgcAGGGCTGAGATGGTtcggacatgtgcagaggagcgATAGTGGaaatgatgaagatggagctgccaggcaggaggagaagaggaagagcacAGAGGAGATTCATGGGTGTAGCgaaggaggacgtgcagagggTTAGTATGAGAGAGGGGGATGGCTCGGGATAGGGTGAGGCAgatgtggcgacccctaaaggaatCAGGAAGAAGATAAagaaaatgatgaagatgaagagacAGAAGCAAACGAAAAAGATACAAATGAAGATGAGCTGAATCCTCATGTTTCTGACAGTCTAAAATGTATCACTGTAAACTCTGCATAGAAAGAGGTTATGACAGCACCATGTACAcatgtacttaataaagtggccatTCTAAGGAGGACAGGTGGTCATTTAAAAGCTAATTAGTCATCTGTATCTTTATATTTATCCTGCTGAAACGAGGCTGGTTTCAGCAGAGGTAACTTCAAACATCACTCAACAGTCtgctgcagcagagcagcagggaaCATCAGGTCCTACATGTACATCTCCTTGGTCCCAGTGTCAGGTTTGGAGTAAATCTTTGTGACGTGTGGTAACACTTATGATAAAGTGTTACCACAACAGCTGGGATCTGGTTATCTGATTgtaatttttctctttctcacacatgcCTTTTCCCCACCCGTGCTTCCCTTTAAAATCCAGAATGAGTCATCCTCTGATTCCTGACTAGTATGGACAGTCTGCCTTTATTGGTTTATCACCTTCTATACAGGTTAATGTCATTTAAAGTGCCAGCTTTCATTTGTAAAGATATTGTTTTGAGATGAGTATTGACCTGAATGTATTGGTCGTAACGTTTGGAGTGTGCAGTAAATGCTGCCTCCCCAGTAGTGTTAAGAAAGTAAAGTGTTCCTTATTTTTAGGTCCTGAGTGCCTTTGAAGACGTCTCTCTGCAGAGCATACTCGGCAGAATCAAAGAAAAGCACAACTTGCAAGGAGTTAAAAAGGTGAGTTTGGGGGTGTTTGGTCTTTTTTAGCATCAAAATCAGTCAATCCGATCTTTGAACTTCCATTTCATCTCCCCTCTTTCAGAAATTTGCCAGAAATGCTATGTTTGGAAACTTGTTTGGTGTACTTGCCCTTCATCAGTCCAGCCGCCTCTGTAAGGTACGTTTTCTCACACGTTCAGGATGCATTAAGATTTATTTTGCTGGATAAAAAGGAGAGCGTGGAAAGGCCTGCAAATATGTGTGCCACACCCATCGTAGGAAAAGCACGGGTCAGGAATACAAAGGTGATGGCTGCGTTCcattttgctgtttcctgtttcctgtcatgGCTCACACTGTCACTGAATAAGAAGCTGATTGAAAGGAAGGCGCACTGTTTTTTTGATCAGCCTGATTATATCAGAAATATATCTTGGCTCCATTATAGAATGTAAGATTAAGAGTCAGGAGGACAAGAGAGATTTAAGAGCCAGGGCACAGAGGAAGTCCGGGACAGCTGATGGGCTGTCAAACATGTTTATGGGTTGTGGTCTCTGAACTCCGTCTCGTTTCTCTGCAGGAGCCACAGGTGGTGTTGGGGTGTGTGCAGCTCCTGCAGAGACTCAGTCAgcacaaacagcacctgaaggACCTTCCTACCAAGACCATGATGGACATCCTTGCTGAGGTGACAGCTGCAGCCTAGTTACTCCTAAATAACAGGCTTTttaatcgtttttttttttttttctcaactctGTATACGTGTCATGCTGTCCGTCAGGTCCCTGAGGAGGTTTTTGAGGAGGTCCTCATGGGAGCTCTGCAGACTGACCTGGAATCAGCTTTCAGGACTCCAGAGCAGCTACAGCTGCTGCTGGTAGCTCTCCAACGCTTCCCACAAACCCTCAAACCCCAGAAACTGAAGAAGCTGCTGGGCTCCTCCACCATCATCAACGCTGACAACATACCCAAGTGAGAAGGCTTCAgtcctcacaaacacacaccttctGTTTCTGCTCTGAATTTTCATTTTAACTTGGACCATACTGGATTATAAGTTTCTCTCCATCTATATACTATAATTATGCAAAACCTCTTCACCACTTTCTCCTTCTGTCTCTGCTAATCAGCAGCCTCTGACCGAAATGTCTCATCTGATGTCTGGCAGGATAACAGAGGTGTTGAAGACAGCGGCCCATGCTGTGAAGAAGGAGCGCGTCCTCCCAGCAGTAGCCCTGgacctcctgaagctctctctGAAGGAAGACAGCTTTGAGCTCTTCTGGAATAAAGCCATCACCGACGGCATGTTAAAGGAGCAGCCGGGCCCAACTCAGTGAGTCCTGTCGACCGTAGAGAACCTGCAGCCTGCTGTACAGCTAAACTCCTTTGACTATTTGATTATTATACTCACAGGAAACAGTTCAACACGATGGTAGACAGCTGAATGCTGCACTAGATGAAACGGCACTCGTTTTGTTA
The window above is part of the Archocentrus centrarchus isolate MPI-CPG fArcCen1 chromosome 14, fArcCen1, whole genome shotgun sequence genome. Proteins encoded here:
- the tbl2 gene encoding transducin beta-like protein 2, whose translation is MEIAALAALTLLLGALVILVALAVGRRKEEIREETEQAAEFAAEASVAKGPPSKKQKQEKQRGRKDKPAQHTFSHPLLAASLKGHSGNVTCFDFSSNGKYLASCADDRTVRIWSTKDFLDREHKCLRANVELDHATLVRFSPDSRAFITWLANGDTIRIFKMMKKDDGTMSFKAAPEDFPQKHKATILNIGIAETGKFIMSASTDTCINIWDLKGEVLASINTNQITNSYAAISPCGRFVASCGFTPDVKVWEVCFGKSGEFKEVVRAFDLKGHSAGVHAFAFSNDSRRMVSVSKDGTWKLWNTDVEYKKQQDPYLLKTVPCSSSEGSRVALSPDGRVVAVSDGCNVAMYDAASGKLEEELHGVHSGEITELRFDINGRFLVCSGDKAIRVFHNTPGYRAAIRDMQDMLKKAQNEAMKQRLQQQIKEAQSALDTVLAAPSN